The following coding sequences lie in one Rutidosis leptorrhynchoides isolate AG116_Rl617_1_P2 chromosome 6, CSIRO_AGI_Rlap_v1, whole genome shotgun sequence genomic window:
- the LOC139855372 gene encoding uncharacterized protein, with protein MQKAKQIDDEQETVTFRAISANEEGRKWVEKTEVQTNNPDTLKHIEKKLIDKGLHRLDRHPRDGVPIEKQPKGGRGGKYTWDGPGGMVDDELDPAPAAVDEKDPNYASDEEKDDVEGVVVGEVDVAKIAEQGVARVDVDPHLEVA; from the coding sequence ATGCAAAAGGCAAAGCAGATAGACGATGAGCAAGAAACGGTGACGTTTCGAGCAATCAGCGCAAACGAAGAAGGACGAAAATGGGTGGAAAAAACAGAGGTACAAACAAATAATCCCGACACTTTGAAACATATTGAAAAGAAACTGATTGATAAAGGGTTGCACCGGTTGGATCGGCACCCACGTGACGGGGTTCCGATTGAGAAACAACCGAAAGGAGGACGTGGAGGGAAGTACACGTGGGATGGGCCAGGTGGTATGGTGGATGATGAGCTGGACCCGGCTCCAGCTGCTGTAGATGAAAAAGATCCGAATTATGCAAGTGATGAAGAAAAGGATGACGTGGAAGGAGTGGTTGTTGGAGAAGTTGACGTGGCAAAGATAGCGGAACAGGGTGTTGCCAGGGTGGATGTTGATCCTCACTTGGAAGTTGCTTGA
- the LOC139855284 gene encoding uncharacterized protein, with protein sequence MTVAILFHIHQYLSDLEVTESKGRRWWKIARVIQLKIPARSELDKKGIDLHTILCPLCEHHIESIEHALITCPKVSSIWTQILDWWNQNNYSISDINGAIISDQGFPQNAFGSSLWLATKWIACYIIWKHRNLKVFSNKMWNPAMIISEIQSQSYSWISTRTRKKNPIEWHQWLLNPSFYSVPSPNRVGIG encoded by the exons ATGACTGTGGCGATTTTGTTTCATATTCATCAATATCTTTCAGATCTGGAGGTGACTGAAAGCAAGGGAAGAAGATGGTGGAAAATCGCCAG GGTCATACAGCTAAAGATACCTGCTAGAAGTGAACTAGATAAAAAAGGAATTGATCTACACACCATCCTATGTCCCTTATGCGAACATCATATCGAATCCATTGAACACGCGCTGATCACTTGCCCTAAGGTTTCCTCAATCTGGACACAAATACTTGACTGGTGGAATCAAAATAACTATTCAATTTCCGACATAAACGGGGCCATCATCTCCGATCAAGGTTTCCCACAAAACGCCTTTGGATCATCTTTATGGCTTGCCACCAAATGGATAGCATGCTATATTATATGGAAACATAGAAACTTAAAAGTCTTTTCAAATAAAATGTGGAACCCTGCTATGATCATCTCCGAAATTCAATCGCAAAGCTATAGCTGGATCTCAACCCGAACACGGAAGAAAAATCCTATTGAATGGCACCAATGGCTCTTAAACCCTTCGTTTTACTCGGTTCCATCTCCAAATCGCGTGGGAATTGGCTAA